The Oreochromis aureus strain Israel breed Guangdong linkage group 15, ZZ_aureus, whole genome shotgun sequence genome contains the following window.
TAGCTTTCTATCTTTTAATAGCTGAATATTGTCTAACCTACTTTTCATTGTGTAGCTCACCCAGCTGTCATGCATAAATCGACTCATTTACACTGCTTATAGCAGTGAAGACATGAAGGTGAGACAGTTGAAGGGTTGTGTTTATGTTCTAACAGCAGTCACCACAAAATAAATTGTCAGGGTATTTGTGTTTTCAGCTTAATTTGTAACTTTATTTTTTGATCATCTGTGCCACCTGTTTTCTTTAACCGTGCTCCCTCAGGTACATCGTGTATGATGTAGCACAGGTAAATCTGAAGTATCTTCTGAAGATCAAGTTTAACTACCAGACATCCCTCTGGTGAGAGGGGCTGCGTACGAACCTTCTTCatagagaaaggaaaaaaaaccactGTTGCCTCCAAAATGCTTGGGCTTCATTCTGTGCAACCgaagatgtttaaaaaaaggagtgaTACTAAACCGTCCTTCATGGTGGATCCTTGGAAATCTCTTGTCACTTTATTGTGTTTTCGCCAGGTTTATTAAGTGGCAGACTTCCTTTGTAATACATTAGGTACCTAAATACTGGCTTCTTCACATTGCATACATCAGTACATGGAGAGGTCTGGCGATAACTTCAGAAAGTGTTGGTAATCTGTCACTGGAGAAGGATCTTATTTTCCTGTAGTTCATAAGGTATAGTCCTGCAAGTTTAGGAGTGTTCAAGAGCCAGTCTGCAAACGTACACAAACCAATAGTTTGCTGTGAATCCACATTAAAGTGAAGACTAAGATACTGTAAGCATTTTGACATGTATATACTTGTTTTGTTCGCATCTCTAGCTGTCTTCCTcactaaaaagtaaaaaaatgtgATGCAAGGCGCtctgtaaaagattaaaacagcCATACTAAGTGTTTacgttttttttaatgtcttttccTTGCTTCTCTCAAACCCAAATAAAACGTTAGACATGAAGAATTACATGTTTTTCCTCATTCCTGAAGTGTGTCTTTCAGTTTGTTGAAGAAGGCAGAAATCAAGGTCAGTTGCTAAGGAGCACTTCTGGGAATGGTCTAACCTTGATGAAAAAGCAGGCTTTGGCTTGATTTTGGCAGGACATTTAAGCATTAGAAACTGTTTTGCCTCATTTCCCATTGGCACTGAAGGGTAACAAAATGAAGAGTTAATatgcaaaaaacccaacaggATTTTCTGTATTTAATGGTACCAATTTATGAGCATACTAAAGTGGAAAAATTGGAAGAAGAAACTTACACATTCTGTGAGATTAGAAACTCATTTGCACAAATGaggtttttttgtagtttttcatcttttttttccccctcacatctaagaaaaaaatttcaaatgtatttggttatttattcattaatagATAAATGCAGTATCCTATGCTGTCTTTTATGTTGTGTATAGTATACACAAAATCCTTCTAGGTATAACtgctggtaaaaataaatacatttactcAAGAGAGaacatttcatttcaaacacAACACTTTCCCAACAATGACTAAAACGTAAAGGAGAAATGAACGATAAAAATGACTGATGTGGCGTCTGAAACAATGACTGGCTGCTATGCTCCCATTCCGAGTCAAGTTTTTCATACGAAACGGTTTCCCAAGCATTTAACTTCACATTTAACATGTAAAAGTTAGATGTGTAGAAAGTGAATGTATATGTTTAGATAAACAAACGACTGGAAGCAGTTCTTAAGCTACCGTTTAAGCAAATTAcgggatttttatttctcaaaTCGCCCTCCAGATAGAGTCCCGACCCAGAATGCATTTTGACAAGGTCTTTGAAAAAGCGGCGCGGCTAATTCAAGATGGCGGAGATGGACCAGCTGTTAGACGAGAGTGAGTAACAACACAAATTCAAGGAGTTTTGCATTGTAAACAATCAGCAGTCCCGCAGTGATAAAATACATAACTGGCCAAAACCCGATATCGCTGACCATGTAATGGCTATCATAGGTCTGCGCGGACTTCATAAGCTCATTTTAGACGCAAACAGACACCGGGTCTGTCCAAGTCAGCTAACGCTTGTTAGCGCTAGAGGCTAACCATGGCTAATGTTGGAGTTGAACAAGTTACTTTAGCACAACTGGGTGAACAAATAACGTTAGCTTAGCCCCGAGCTAACGTCTGCTAACCTTAGATCGCGAACAGCAGGAACAAAAAGGCTGCCGCTACGCCACTAGCTGCTAACAAGCTATCTGTTTTGCTggacttattttttattttactgatttattttagttttccaTGACACTTTCCTCATTTTCAGCGTTCCTTTACCCTGGTTATAGTTAAGCTTCATGTATCATTATTGATCTTGTGTAGGGAAACTTGCCAGTTCATTTGTCTGTTTACACCTGAAACGGTCGCTGGGAACGTACCTAATGTAAATAACGTTATTTTACAGCTCATAGCTTGTCTGGCTCGTGTGTCGATACAAATTGCCCACAGCTGATGTTACACCCGTGTCTGACAGCTCCAGTTAGGGGTAAAGGCCTAACCGAGTGCGCtagctttatttttaattccTGTTCACCTGCCTGGCTGCTGTCAGTGTTTAAAGCACCATCTTACTGGTTCTGTGACAGCTAAAATGAGCGTATCGTAacttaaaaaggagaacactagcAAATAATATTTATCAAAGTTGCATGCGTTTTAGATTTAGTCTATGTGGTATtgcttttttatgctttttaatgCTCTACAGTAATGTAGCCTAAATTGTCCTCTTCCTCAGGTTCCTCAGCAGAGGCACTCGTCAGTCTTAAAGGTATGGATTCCCTTGTATTTATGCTTTTTACTGTTTACAAATATACTGGGTGTTTCTGTAACGTTGACTCGAATTCCTCACTATATAGATTAGACCTGTGTCAGATCACGTTGGTCAGAGTTCTGTAATAGTTTCTAATTGCAAGCTTACAGGGCATAATGGTCCTGTTATTGTTTGCATGTGATTTTGTCTGTTGGCAAAGGTTTGTTAAGATATAATTACTGATTTAGAAACTGTTTTTGGTGTTCTTGTATACAAATATGTTGGTATTCTCACAGAGGGCAGTTTGTCCAACACTCTGAATGAGAAAAACAGCTTCCCACGAGCTCACAACACCAGGGGACGGCATTCCTCTGTCACAATGGACACGGTAAGAGAATGCAATGAAAGCAATGAAAACTTCGAAAACACAGATAATCTATTACACATGATGCTTTAATTACTAATATGAAAAATAAGGTATAGTGGTTAACATAGTCACCTTACTGCGTAATTATGCTTCAGTGGGAAATTTGTGCCATAGCTATGTCATAACAGCAAATCCCTCTGAAACCCTATGAAGAAACCCTAAGGCATGACATGACGCACACCTCCACTGAAATGGAACTAAATGTGGCGTTAGTGTAAGCCGCAGCTATTGTGATTGGCCTGTTCAGTATCGCTGATTCCTCCTGATGCATTTCCGGTTACGTTTTTGGAACGTTTTGGAATTTATCAGTGAAAGAATACCAATCATGTCAAAGCTGCACCAGATAAAATACTatccactgtggtgaccccttggGAAATAAGGGAGTAGTTCAGTgtatattttctttccttttagcAACCAAGAAGTTAATTGTTACAATGCAGTATTGTAATACGgtgtttgaaatgaaaagaaaatcacaatttctttttgtaaaatgaaaagaaagaatgtCACTTCATCCTATGTGAGAGAGCAATGGCCAAAAATGCTAGTGTATTTGGAGCAGATATTAATTTTCTAAAAAGTGCCACGTCGAATTACAGCTCAATAGAACCAAAAGAAAGCTTAAAGGAGTGGATATTTAAATAGGGTCTGTTTCATAGATGGCAGTAAGCATTGTGAATCATAAACAAATTAAGTGGTTCTTGCTCACTATGGATATATCATCAGTGTTTATGCATGGTTACCGCCCTTTGCTTATTTTACCAGCATAGTTAAGTCTTTTGGCGTTTTGTTTTCCAGCTCAGGAGTTGAATTTTTTGCCTCTTTAAGTTTGTTATTGTCAGTGTAATGGAAGGAAGGACTGGAAGGAAAAtacatttcatctcattttgCATAAATGGGGGTCTTTACGTTTACTTAGATATTGTTTTAGAACCTGCGTATTATACATGAGAGTTCCCagaataacatttgttttagcCAGGCTATTTATAACACAACATCCCAGAATTTCTACTGCTAACAGACACCTAATATGGAGAATGCAATAATGTTACTTATAGATTGTTGGTAATATTttgaatttacattttttttcttgcagccTACACGGAGCTCGAAGCGGAGCCGTTTGTTTCGAGATGAAGATGAGCCACCGCAGCAGCGTCTTCCGTCCAGATCTCCACGGAGGAGCCAGAGAGTCACCACCACACCACAGGTAATGATTGCACTCTTCCTTATGATCGTGTATATTGCAGTTAATACATTGTCCTGGTAATGCTATGTGACGAGACATATAATACGTGGGTGTTTAAAAGCTTCTGTAGCATAAAAGTTCAACTTTATTAGAGAATTGTTTTGGTCCAAAAAATTATGTGTTTATACCTGAGCTGTTTTTGGTATGGGGGTCAACCTTCAAAAAGTTGAACATCGACCTTTGCTGCAGAATTACATGTAGTATTTACTGAAAGATTTATTAGTGTAGCCTATTATAGGAACTCAAGAGAGAATCAAGAGCATTGGTTTAGGTGCAGGTTGCCCCTGTAATTGCATTCTCACTGGGAAATGGAAATTATTTAGCTTATATAggtaataataattaataataatacaatttatttgtatagcgctatttttttaaaagcattacaAAGTGCTTCCCAAAACATTGAGTAATGCAATGtcaaaattaaaataagatacAATGTGAGTCAAAATTATAGCTAATAACTtaaatttaacataaaaatCAATCAATAGGTGAAAGAATAAGATGAAGTTAAACTTAAGATATCCATATATGTATTTACATAAACATACGCATATGTatgcacacaaatatatataaaatcgaaactacaattttattttttattttttttttaaaggctccTTGCGCGCTAATGTGAGTTTTAAAGGTTATTCTTTCTGACCAAGTTGGCGTGCCTGAGATTGAATAAGTAGTACAAAATCATATCTCTACAGCATAACAGAAAAGGATTTGTCTAGTGTAACCTTTTCCAAGGGAGTTCTTTAAACTGCCTACCATATTGTTGTTTATGAAATGACtgttattttaatggttttcttcACACAGAAATTTTCTAACATCGTGACACCAGATAAGAAGGCTTCCCAGAAAATAGGGCTGAGATTAAGAAACCTGCTGAAACTACCCAAAGCTCACAAATGGTGCATCTATGAATGGTTTTATTCCAATATTGACAGGTAAAGtatgatttttatttacttatttttctacctttttttgaagaaaataaTGATCGATGAGTacacataaataaatgagagaaaaaataaGTTACCCACACATAACTGGTCTGAATTGAGCTCATCATGTTAGTCAAAAGCAAACTTAAGctgacacacatttaaaaaaaaaaagaagttattaTTCTAAAAAGCCTAGTAACATGCATGTGTTAAAATTGTTAATCATAACACTGTTACTGTTGCTTCTTTCTTCCAGGCCTCTTTTCGAGGGTGACAATGAGTTCTGCCTGTGTCTTAAGGAGACTTTCCCCAACCTGAAAACAAGAAAGCTAACCAGAGTTGAGTGGGGTACAATAAGAAGGTTGATGGGGAAACCTCGACGGTACGCTGTAATTTTTACTTAAGTGTTTGGAACAGTTTCCTTATGGACTTGATGTGTCAGGACAAAAAGAACTGGCATTACATTGCTGTGTTCTTTTGTCCCTTCAAGGTGTTCGTCTGCATTCTTTGCTGAAGAGCGAACAGCACTGAGGCAGAAACGGCAGAAAATGCGGCTTCTGCagcaaagaaaactgactgactTGTCAAACTGCAAAGATCTTCCTGATGAAATCCCTCTGCCTCTCATCATAGGAACCAAAGTCACTGGTAAGATGACTGAAGTGAGCACATGATTTTCAAATGAGCTGCAGTGTcgcattttacattttttctgcTTTGCACTTTCAAAAGATATATTTACGGAATTGAACttaagagggagagaaaaaaagttattttatcTGTCCCCTGATCTATCAGTAATTTTGGGGGAGAACTTAAGGATGGCCTAATTAGATGAATTTTACTGCGATACCTCACAAAACACAGTCTTGGTCATGATTCAAGAATTAATATGCTAATTATGGCACAAATGAACACAGATGCGTCAAAGGTCATGTTGAATGATATTTTGTATCCAAAAAGTCAGTGATTAGCTCGACTGTGATCAGATGACGTTTCATAGAAACAAAATGTGTGTCCATATTTCACACCTGGTCAGATGCTAATTTGAGGTGCCCACCTTGTGGTGATTGTACAGATCTTTCGTAGTATAGCAACACATATTTGAAGGATTGTCTACACTCTATTGCTTTATCAGTTGACTTTATTGGCAAGCATAAACAAGGAATTGCTAAATTCCTTCAAAGTTGAAGGACTGCAGTCTTTCCTGACAAATACTGTTTTAATAGGGATATAAACAACACACAAGACATTTAGGTCTCATGTCAAATATAAAGACATTTTTCAGCCGTCGAAAAGAGGGCTCACAcacagtttgatttttttttcccacggTTACCTAGAGTTGAGAAAGTTGGACAATAAGAGCACAAGACAGTGAACGAATCAATACTTTTGAAATGTGGTGCTGGAGATGAATTTGATCAAAACTATGGACAATTAAAGGACCAAGGAATCAAGCCAACAACATCTTTGGAAGGACAAATAGCAAAGCGTCTACTTGGCTATTTCAGACACCACATGAATCTGTACTCGTAACAAGTCAGATCCTTTTAATGGTGTGGTGTAGGCTGTATCAGACTCCATATgtgaattatttattatttgtttatttaggtTTAAATCAAGTGCATTTATCTTTGTTCTACAGCTCGTCTCCGAGGACTCCATGATGGGTTGTTCACAGGGCAGATTGATGCAGTAGACACCAGTGCTGCCACCTATCGTGTCACCTTTGACCGCACTGGCCTGGGAACTCACACTGTGCCTGATTATGAAGTCCTGGTAAACACTAACTTACTCTCATAAAAGCTTCACTCTCAGTGTGATTTTGCCACTCATGAGAAGAAGAAATGCCAATAGCTGTATCTTAGGAATTTCACATGTCACATTATTAAccattttattgtaattttcttttccagAGCAATGAACCTAACGAGACCATGCCCATTTCAGCCTTTGCCCAGAAGCATCGGTCAGCACGCTATATGCAAAGCCTCATGACTCCGCCTAGAGGGCCCTATCCTTCCGCTACCACTCCTGTCCATATGGTATTCTGAAACTACATTTAATGCCATTTGTGCATTTGCTAACACATATGGCCATattcaagttttattttttctttgtttttgttttgttttgttttgtttcaaatAGCTGCTTTGTTTGGCCTACTATACACTATAGGTTTCATACATTAACACTAATCTGTGGGTAGACTGAACAATTCCAAGGTGGGCTAGTGGCACAGTCGCTAAATTCCTCCTTAGAAGCTGATTCCTCTGTAAAAAAGCCAGTGAAACCTTTGCCAGACACCTTTTTCACAGCTGTGTATCTGTTTGCTCATCTAAAAACAGATTTCTCTTGAAGATTGTTGACTTAActggcttttttttaaacaacaggacaatgaccctcTTATCACCCAGTCACCATGGAGGAACAAACTGCCCGGTGCTGAAGGAGATACACTGGGAGGATTTCCTGTTAAATTCCTGGTCCAAGTGGTAAGGAATTCCTGTCAAATTGAGAACTAAAAAGGTGACATCCTAAAATGTAGTTCTAAtgctttgtcttgtttttctgtCCATTATTAGACAAGGCTGTCCAAAATCCTCATGATCAAGAAAGAGCACATCAAGCACTTGAAAGAAATGAATACAGAAGCTGAGAAGCTGGTAAAGTCATTATAGTtaagttactttaaaacatgttaaatacTTCTGAAATACCCACATCAAGCTTACCTCAgctatgtttgtgttttgtgttcagaAGTCGTACTCGATGCCTATTGATCTGGACTTCCAGAAGCGATATGCTACCACCGTGCTTGAGCTGGAGCAGCTAAATAAAGATCTGAACAAGGTTCTTCATGAAGTTCAGCAGTACTGCTGTGAAGTAAGTGAAAAGGCACACTTACACTTAAActtgaaatattttattgcagtATCTGATAATtctagcatgtttttttttcttgttagtcAGGAACGAGTAAGGAAACAAATGAGTAAGAGAGGCTTGTGTTAAACATCAGTGTACATCTTTCCAGCTCGCTCCTGATCAGGGCATGGTTCCAGCAGACCATCCCACAGAGCTGCGGAGGCGTAGCGAAGAAGAGGCCCAGCAGATGGTGCAAATGCGCATCAACTCCATGAAGGACGGGCAGCAGAGTGTGGCAAATCCCAGCCTCACACACCTCATCTCCCGTCTCACTGCTCTGCTCCTACAGATCAAGGTAGAAGATGTATTTTTATGACAAGTGTGTCAGGATGATAGGAGAGGATGTCACCCTGTGTGTGCAAAAAAGCAATTTGTTTGAAATTTAATGCAGAAATTTAGAGCACAGCAGCAGTAATTTGTTAATAAATGTTGAACTTCAAGTATATAATACCATATATGTTTTATCAATTAATcagtaaatataatataatgcatCCATGACTTATGATTTGATTACCTGTTAATCATTCATTCTCCTGGCATGTCTCAGTGTTTGGCAGATGGCGGGGATCTGaattcatttgagtttaaatcTCTAACAGACTCTCTCAATGACATCAAGGCATCGATTGATCCCTCCAACCTCAGGTAAAGGACCAAATACTGTTTCCATCCATTTCTAACAAAAGAGCAacagtgacttttttttaagacaaaactgaatatttttctC
Protein-coding sequences here:
- the lin9 gene encoding protein lin-9 homolog → MAEMDQLLDESSSAEALVSLKEGSLSNTLNEKNSFPRAHNTRGRHSSVTMDTPTRSSKRSRLFRDEDEPPQQRLPSRSPRRSQRVTTTPQKFSNIVTPDKKASQKIGLRLRNLLKLPKAHKWCIYEWFYSNIDRPLFEGDNEFCLCLKETFPNLKTRKLTRVEWGTIRRLMGKPRRCSSAFFAEERTALRQKRQKMRLLQQRKLTDLSNCKDLPDEIPLPLIIGTKVTARLRGLHDGLFTGQIDAVDTSAATYRVTFDRTGLGTHTVPDYEVLSNEPNETMPISAFAQKHRSARYMQSLMTPPRGPYPSATTPVHMDNDPLITQSPWRNKLPGAEGDTLGGFPVKFLVQVTRLSKILMIKKEHIKHLKEMNTEAEKLKSYSMPIDLDFQKRYATTVLELEQLNKDLNKVLHEVQQYCCELAPDQGMVPADHPTELRRRSEEEAQQMVQMRINSMKDGQQSVANPSLTHLISRLTALLLQIKCLADGGDLNSFEFKSLTDSLNDIKASIDPSNLSCFQNNVEIHVAHIQSGLSQLGNLHAFAANNTNAV